The following DNA comes from Parcubacteria group bacterium.
CGCCAATCAGAAAGAACTCTTCGAAGCCTAATTTTTTGAGAAAACTGATCGCCCCATCAATATCTTCCACACATTCTTTTATCTTTTCATAGGCCGTCCCATATCTGATTCTTTCTATTTTTCCGCACCTTCTCACATTCAGTTTTTTGACAATATGCGCGCCGCGATTATTGAAAAAGAGGCTCGAGATCCCCCGCTTCTCTAGTGCATCTGCCAATATTCGATTCTGCACTTCATCATAAAAAACCGACGAGCTCCCATTGCCGTGGAGCATAATAGCAACTTTCTTGGACTTTTTCCCCACATACAAAAGCCCAGGAAGAGTCAACCCGTCTTTTGTGTTAAGTTCGATGTATTTTGGGTTTTGCATAGATGTATTAATTTAGTCAATTTAGTCGATGACCGTCCTCGATTTTTCCCCCGCAAACAGTTTGGCAAGAAAATTATCCGTACCGCTTCTATTTTTTATGTGGATTATTTTATCTTCAAAACCTTTTAGAGCCTCCTCTATTTCCGGTCTTTCCGCTCTTTTCCACATGACTTCTAAATAATTCCAGTCAAATTTTTCAATACACCCCGCCGCCATTTCCGGTCTAGTTTTGCCTCGACATCTCCACCACCTGCTTAAACCACCCCAAAATGCCTGCCAGCCAGAATAATCCAAGTAAATTATAGTATCTGCATTTTTCAATTTACTTTTGGCAGCTGGGTGGATAAAGCCTTCAATAATCCACCTATCCTTTTTAATAATCTCTTCTAATTTTTGTTCCACTATTTTTTCATCTATTTCTTTCCAATTTTCGCCCCAAACAAACTCGTCATAATGAGTGACTGGAATTTTTGAAAAATCGGATAATTTTCTTGCCAATCTCGTTTTGCCAGTTCCGCTTATTCCGATAATCAATACTTTGTCCATTGTAACAAAAAATTTATTTGATTAACCCTTTAGAGTATAAATCGTCAAAAATTAGGTGGTCAACGGGAGAAGTCATTGGTTTTTGAGAATAAGTGAAAAAGGCCATTTTCTCTATTTCAGCGTCAGGCTTTAATTCGCCCTTATAGTCAGCAGTGCAGCATGTCATGCGAACAACAGTACCTAAGGGCTTGCCGTGTGCTTGCGTTTCAAAAGTTCCATAATGCTTTATTGTATCAGGAACAAGATCAACACAGAGCTCTTCTTTGATCTCGCGGATTAAAGCCTCCTGGTCAGTTTCGTCCTTCTCCCGTTTACCGCCGGGGATATACCACGTATCTTTTCCCTTGCTTAAAGTTTCCAATACTTTTTCATCCTTGAGATGGATGTAGGCTAGCTTGTCGATAAATTGTTTTTCCATAGATTTAATTAAATAAATTTTTATTATTTTATATAACTCGATTATATCAGACACCCCTGAAAAAACCACCCTGGGAGGGTGGTTTCAAAATAATTTACTTCCAATTTTTTCCAAGCAATGGAGTTGATGGCGTAAGAGTGATAATCGATTCTTCAGATATTTTTTCTGGATTAACCTTATCTGAATTACCAAAATTATCATTAAGTGTCCCCTCCTCATTTAGAGTTACAATGTATTGGAATTTAGTCCCGGTTTTGCTCAAATTTTCTAAAAATTCATACAGACTGATAAAATGTGCCTTATCTATTCCGTCAAAGATACCATCATGCACCAAAAACTTCGGGCCACATAAATTTCTTCTAATCGCATTAAATAGAATCGCCAAATCATAAATTAACGTTCTTCCTTTATTTTTCCCGTAAGAAAGATCCGAAGAAAGGACAACATTCATATCGATTCTTGAATCTTTACGTTTTTTCGGACTAAAAATAAAAGCTGAATCTCCTTCATTTTCGACATATATAGCATCATGAATTTCAAAGAAAACATTTCTAAATTCTGATAACTCTTTTTTAATTTTTTGAGAGAAAGCTTCTATTTCAACATACAATTTCGCACTTTCTACTTCCCTCTCAGCCATTTCATTTCTTAAATCACGATATGTTTTAATTCGTCCATCTAGATCGCTCATTTCATCTCTCTTTCTACTTAAATTCATGTATGCTTCCGAAAGATCATTAATTGCTTTTTTCGCACTTAAAAACTGGAAAAGTTTTGACCTTTTCTCCTCAAGTTCATTAATCTTATTACTCTTGTCCTTTATGGATTCCTTTAGCGAGTGAATTTCTGAAGAAAGAAAATCCTTTCTTGATTGAGAAATCGCTTTCCTGAAATTTATTGCATCGTCTAATGTTTTTTTAATATTTCCAGCCAACAACTCATTCAGCTCGCTATATATTTTTTTTATTTTTGCAACATTTACATCATCTTTTAATGAAAAACTCTCCTCATAAAATTCTATTTTTCTCCTATCTGAGTAATTATCATGCCATAACTCTTTAATT
Coding sequences within:
- a CDS encoding DUF2326 domain-containing protein; translation: MFLSKLYSEPSGLFESIEFVDGLNFIFAKKDNKSDKKKSLNGIGKSLLLNLLDYCLLSSETQHIKSAKSNNELDDYSVVLEFIVDDKIYVVKRSFKTPNQDILFGEKDKELKYYGNTKKDKELSRILCDLIFKDANYNGKYSNEWLRKLLPFFIKNQSTNAKVNFKDPIKFLHNNSKEEELIPLHLFLMGIDNTVFYRNFVVCSDIKALRPAIREVTNLVQEKYGLNDISQAESEIDKLKSQISSLEKNIDSFKLAEQYEDVEKESNKLTSQIKELWHDNYSDRRKIEFYEESFSLKDDVNVAKIKKIYSELNELLAGNIKKTLDDAINFRKAISQSRKDFLSSEIHSLKESIKDKSNKINELEEKRSKLFQFLSAKKAINDLSEAYMNLSRKRDEMSDLDGRIKTYRDLRNEMAEREVESAKLYVEIEAFSQKIKKELSEFRNVFFEIHDAIYVENEGDSAFIFSPKKRKDSRIDMNVVLSSDLSYGKNKGRTLIYDLAILFNAIRRNLCGPKFLVHDGIFDGIDKAHFISLYEFLENLSKTGTKFQYIVTLNEEGTLNDNFGNSDKVNPEKISEESIITLTPSTPLLGKNWK
- a CDS encoding NUDIX domain-containing protein — translated: MEKQFIDKLAYIHLKDEKVLETLSKGKDTWYIPGGKREKDETDQEALIREIKEELCVDLVPDTIKHYGTFETQAHGKPLGTVVRMTCCTADYKGELKPDAEIEKMAFFTYSQKPMTSPVDHLIFDDLYSKGLIK